The DNA region ATTGAACTTTTAGTTTATCCTAAAGATTCTAATGGTCTGCTGACCAAGTCTCCAATGTTCCACCCTCTATAGACTTCAACTCATTCACAACTCTAGTGCTTACACTATAATCATCCAGACTCATTCATTTATCATCCCCTTGGTGACTAATTTTGTTTTCATTCTTTATGTTTAAATCCCATCACGATTATTTTGTTCTGATGAATCTATAACTCTGTGCTACTGTGGATGCCCCTCCTTTTAACTACGTTACTGGCACTGTCTTCACTCTCTCGCCCCAAAGTCTGGAATTCATTTCATACTGCCTTCTGCCTTTCTAAGCCTTCTCACTCTTCTTCATAATTTTATTAACTTCATTACAACTCTGTGAAGTGACTTGAGATGGTTTGCAGTTGATTAAAGATTTGATAagggtatttaaaattattaataaaGAAGACAGCAGATTAAAATATAGTTTCCAGTGTTTGAGAGGCTATAGATAACAGACATAATCAGCAAAACAAAATTTATATGTACTACTAGAATCTGAGATTGAAGCAGAGAATTGTTAACACTTTAGAGTAGTTATACTGTATAGTTTGTAGAAAGAAAATTTTTtcaagagaactggaaatgagaaTAGACCAGAGTAAGTAACTGCTTCCTTGCTTACGTTAATATTTAATGCATTTAATTACAAATGACTTTACTGTCCATCCTTTAGCTTGAAAGGTTGAACAGATGAGTTCTCAACAACGTACTTTATTGAATTCATGGCTAGTACCAGGTTGTGAGGAGGTTCTCCTGGGTATttgatatataaccatataacaatcacagcacggaaacaggccatctcggccctcctagtccgtaccgaattcttaacctcacctagtcccacctacccgcactcagcccataaccctccactcctttcctgtccatatacctatccaattttaccttaaatgacacaactgaactggcctctactacttctacaggaagctcattccacacagctatcactctctgagtaaagaaatacccccttgtgtttcccttaaacttttgccccctaactctcaaatcatgtcctctcgtttgaatctcccctactctcaatggaaacagcctattcacgtcaactctatctatccctctcaaaattttaaatacttcgatcaaatcccccctcaaccttctacgctccaatgaatagagacctaacttgttcaacctttctctgtaacttaagtgctgaaacccaggtaacatcctagtaaatcgtctctgcactctctaatttattgatatctttcctataattcggtgaccagaactgtacacaatattccaaatttggccttaccaatgccttgtacaattttagcattacatcccaacttctgtactcaatgctctgatttataaaggccagcgttccaaaagccttcttcatcaccctatctacatgagactccaccttcagggaactatgcactgttattcctagatctctctgttccactgcattcctcaatgccctaccatttaccctgtatgttctatttggagtattcctgccaaaatgtagaacctcacacttctcagcattaaactccatctgccaacgtttagcccattcttctaaccggcataaatctccctgcaagctttgaaaacacacttcattatccacaacacctcctaccttagtatcatcggcatacttactaatccaatttaccaccccatcatccagatcatttatgtatattacaaacaacattgggcccaaaacagatccctgaggcaccccgctagtcaccggcctccatcccaataaacaattatccaccactactctctggcatctcccatctagccactgttgaatccattttattactccagcattaattcctaacgactgaaccttcttaactaaccttccatgtggaactttgtcaaaggccttgctgaagtccatatagactacatccactgccttaccctcgtcaatattcctcgtaacttcttcaaaaaattcaataaggtttgtcaaacatgaccttccacgcacaaatccatgctggctactcctaatcagatcctgtctatccagataattataaatactatctctaagaatactttccattaatttacccaccactgatgtcaaactgacaggtctataattgctaggcttacttctagaaccctttttaaacaatggaaccacatgagcaatacgccaatcctccggcacaatccccatttctaatgacatctgaaagatctccgacagagctcctgctatctctacacaaacttccctcaaggtcctggggaatatcctgtcaggacccggagatttatccacttttaaatttcttaaaagcgccagtacttccacctgtttaattgtcataggttccataacttccttacttgtttcccacaccttacacaattcaatatctttctccttagtgaataccgaagagaagaaatcgttcaaaatctctcccatctccctcggctccacacatagctgaccaccctgattctctaagggaccaattttatccctcactatccttttgcttcaGATACTGTACTTCTGTGAGTTTTCTGTTGGGGGGCCATACAAAAATGACTTTTCTCTGAATTGTTCCATGCAGGTTTTCCAGGTTTACCTGGTAGTCAAGATCGAACTTCGTACCAGACCATTGGTGAGCAGGAGCCTCACCGCCAGCCTACTTCCTCATAGACAAAGATTCCTGTCCCGCCCTATTAATCTATTTGCAATATGCTGCCATAACGAAGCTTATATAAACATCTTGTGCCTTAGATTCAGTAGCCACTTGGTTTTGAATGCTTTGATCAAATTGTCAGTATTTGGTGCCCTGGACTTCTGGTCATGCTTAAGTCTTCCAGTTGGTAATGTCGCAATGATGATCATTCAGGGAAAAACAATACTCCTGTGACACATAACTATCTGGAATTTGAAGGttgtagattttaaaatcttAAGGATAATTCTAGTCCTGGTGAACTGAAATGTGGTTATTCAGTCACAATTCATTAACTGATTTTTAGAGGATTACAGACTTGATTGAATGAAAGCTTTTGGAAGCCTAACGGATATTTAAAGCTAGTGCTCCTGGTGTAGTGATACTTCACATTAATGACTGAAGGGTTGAAGATAACTGGCTTTGTTCCTTTATTAAAAGTTTTTGGGATGGCAGACACAATTGCTTTCACTCTTACAAGTAGAGATATTTCCCTAATATGTCCTTCTATAGTTGATAAAGCTTCCTGAATGTTATGGATCCCAGTTGCAAAATAGTTTGAGGACTTGCACCCTATGAAAATTAAGCTTCAGAAGAGGAGCAGGTTTGGTCCTTAATACTGAAGTAGCTTGGTTAGCATTTGTAAGTATGGTTAATTGCACCCTCCCATACAAAAGATTTACAGTTAAATGGCATTTAGCTGACAAGTACAAATTCAGAAAATACtgggaaaactcagcaggtcaagcatcatctatggaaagaaaaatgGTCAAAGTTTCGGATCGGTGACCCAGTGTCAGAATTCAGCTGACGGGGATCTCTCCACCAGTGGCTTACTGAACTAATGTCGTGAATCAACTTCTGAAGCATATGGTTGTGTTTAAAAATTGTACTAATATTGGGCAATTTAAGTTTTGTAATTCCTATAATTTTGACCTGGGGGAAATGGTAGATTGTCTCCTAGGATGTAATACTGCTCTGAGTCTGACTATTGACAATAACACTGTGGGGTCCCATGGTTTAGGCAGACCATGGCTTGTAGGGCCTTTtgtggagggaggggttggggatttggagATCATACGAGCATGATACCAGGTGACGTGGGATCTTGCTATTTGCAATTGAAGTTGCAAATTTGATTTAACTGGTTTATAACATTTGGAGGCAGCAAATGGTGATAAAGATCTTGAGATAACACTGCAGCAAACAAATGGTGTGCATGGCCTCTGAGGCTTTCCTGTCCAAAAGATGGGACTTGAATTATGTTTACACTTCAAAAGCTTTCTTTTTCATAAAGATGGATTAAAATGAGACCTTTAATTTCTTGTACTTTGCAAAGTTTGACACCTTTAATTTTGCACAACTGCGAATGAAAGGAGCAGAAAGTAACTGTGAATAGGACCGGACCAGTGCAAGCAATTAACATAAAACCACCACATTACTTACTGCAAACGGAAGGGTAGACACTTGGCTCATTTCTCACAGTGGTCAGTCTTCCTGTCTCACTTGCTAACTAATGCTATTGCCAtgggaacaaaaaaaaaatacagatctCAGTTTTAGCCTTGGTGTTTCTGGGTGAACATTTAGATCCTGATGTGTAACTCAGTCTGTTTTGTGCCATTTGTTCTGAATCAGGTGCCTTGATTTTGTTAGAGTACTTGATGTAATTGTGAAATATTATTGCCAATAAATCTTATTAAAATTAATAGACTACAGTGAATGTATTTCTGAATGAAGATTTTTTTAATAGAGGCATATCTTTAAACAGACAAACGATATGGATTGGAGGCATGTTTGTTTTATTTCCAATGGTAATAATATATGAATTTTAGGAAAGTCAGATCATGATTTAAAAATACAGATAACACTGGTGCTAGTATTTATGTATGTGTACATCCTGACATCAAGGCAACATTGATAAAGATCTGAACAAACCaaggaggaaaaaaaaatcacaaacacaaaaaaatctgcagatacagGAAATCAAAGCGACATGCATataatattggaggaactcagcacgccaggcagcatctatggaaaaaagtaaacaatcaacagtttgggcccagacccttctaCAGGATTAAAAAAAAGCCAATGCTTGGAATTATATCTTGCACAAAGGATGATTGTGATTATTGGAGATTATTTATCTCAGCCCTAGGATAGTGCCCTAGGCATGACCATCTTCAGCTActtaatcaataacctatcctCTTTCATTAGCTCAGAAGTGAGGATACACACTTATTATCTGTACAATGTACATTTTTATTCACAACCTTTCAGTAATGAAGAGGTCCAACAGGGAACTGTCTCTGTTTGAAAATTTAAAAGTTGACAGAATTATTTTTAGGGATAATGATCTTCTGAAGTGCTCTGAGAACAAGTCTTTAATTATTTTAAGGTTGTAGTAGATTATTGATGAGCATGGATGTGAAAGGTTACTGTGCATAAGTTTGTGGTTTTgttcagatcagctatgatcttattaaatgcagAGCAAGCTTGAGGGACGAAATGGTGTTCATAGTTCATTTGACCACCTATCCTTGAATTTAGTGGCATCACCTTTGCTAAGTGCCTCAATCTTGCCTTCACCATTGACCAGAAACCTAAATGAAACAGCCACATAAATACCAAGGCTTACAGAGCAGCTTTGCTCACAGCAAATGATGCCCCTTAAGTGAATAAGCCTTTCCACCAATTGCAAGGCACAGTTGGGAATGTGATGGACGACCCCCATTTGCCTGGATACACTCAAATACACTCAGAAGCTTGATGTCGTCCAGAACAAAAAGTAGTTGGCAAATGACCTATCAACCTATCTGAACATCCATTTGGACACGGAAGTTATAATTATCTGGAATGTTAATGCAGGGGGAACCACTTTTCCCAGAACCATATTCTAgcattatttttattcatttcatttttcaatctttttattgattttcaaataaagaatatacaaatcagaggaggagtttagcaaagCATTATTTTTACACAACTCTTTAACCTGTGCTATGTGCCAATGGAGAAATTGATGCAGCACAGTGAAAAAGATAGTGGGGCCAAGAGGTAAAGTTTTCCAATTAGAGATTTAGGGACTCCTTATACAGATTGGTAATAACTACAGAAACCATTGCATCCATTTCTGAACCATGAATTTTATTGACCCACTGCATTGTTTTGTAAAGGACTACTACATTTTCCCTCACCTACCACTTTTTTTCCCCATTAAGTTTTCCCAAGAAGGCTTTTCAGATAATCTTTCTCTCAGTGCATTTCCTCATGTCAAAGTTGAAGACAGCAGATATGTCGAAACCACTGCACCTGTGACAAATCTGGCACATCCCATGTCAGCTGTTTTCTTACCACCTTTGAACAGCAATTTCTTGTCACTAATAACTAGAATAAATTGTATTTACAGTTATATAGTTTAATGTAATGTATAGCATGGAGGAATTCAAAGGAGTCTTGACATTGCGCACCAAGATATATAAAATAGATGAATAAAGGCTTTATCAAAGAGATAAGTATAAATGAACTTTTTAAACATGTATGGGAATTACAGCACTTTGGTGATGAACATTATGGATGCAAGATCAATCAGGAAAGGTTAAAAATAGAGTTGCTTGTAAGAGCAATTTTATGAAAAACCGAAGGCAATGCAGATCTACATCGGTCCAAGGTAAGCAAGCGTCGACCAACTAAGATATAGCAACCTTGAGCGTGCGTTGagatcaacaaagattttcagcAGATCAGTGCTGATGGCAGAACTTGTTGATGTCATGGAAATTGCCCTAACATATGTGATCCAGAGCTCACCTCGCTGCCAAAAATGTCAAGTTTGTGCCTAATTTTGTTTCAGCCCTTTGAGAATTAAGAGAGGGAGATGACTCAGAAGTGAAAGATGTTCACGTCGGATGAAGTAAACTAAACTAATCCCAatagtatatttaaaatgttgctaTCTTGAGTAAACTTTTTGAgtttgtatcagaatcagatctgTCATCAAAACAAAGCAAGCATTATTGGAGTAAAAGCTTCAGGTGTATAATATGGACCCTGGTAATTTGTTCTGATATCCATTTCTGCATCGATTGCCTCTAATCATTAACAACATGGATAGAGTTTGTTTAGGTGACAGCGAAATGAGTCTACTGGTGAGGGCAGAACTCAATCAACCAGAGCTGATTTATTGCCCAGATATCTGCCCCTGCCCGATGGTCACACTGTGATGCCAGCAAGCAGAAGGCACACAATGTTAAACCATTGCGTCATCCAGTCCCACTCCTGACTCTCAAACTGGTCAGAATTATTGATCCTGCAATTTGATAATTCAGCTTTTTTAAAGCGAGCTGGCAAATTTTATTTTGTAGTTTAATTCCCGATATATTTCAGATAGCCTGGTAACCATAAGTAGCAAGAACTGAGCTTGATCCCTCTTGTACATAACAAACTTTTCAAACTGTTATGTTAGCTGTTTCAAGAATATCTGTGTATTAATGGCTGGGGAAGTAATTGGGGCCTTACATGGTGTATATTAATTTCTGAGTGGACCACTAAACTCTCTGATTTTGGTGTGTTGTATGACTTCTGTGGGGTTATTTTGCAGTCTTAGTACAGGTTTGCAAATTTATAGTTGTGGGAATTTACCAGATGGTGAATATGCTGCAATGATGCATGGCTGCAGTTGGATTGTGACGCTGCTAAAGTAATTTATATAAAGACTGTAGCAGGTAAAAAGGGTTAATGTAATTGCCACTGAGCTGGTTGCCATTTGTTTGAGATTATGCAATCAACATATTACATTTAAAGAGAACTTGCTCAAAAAACAATTCCTGTCCACTTAACGAGTTAATTCCCCTCCATCATGCAGAATATTACGAGCAGGTTGATGTTCACGGCCTCTTTTTGCTGTATTGTATGTTCTAAACCTGACTTTAATAAGTCAACTTACCTGAGGGCGAATTGGCCTCCCGCCTCCCGCCTCCGGAGCGTGCGCGGTTGCCGGCCACCTGCCCGCTGCTCTCGCGAGACCCGGCGAGATCCGCGTGGCCAAGCCAAACGGCGGtcaagtgaggaggtgggaaagcgttgggatgcgGAGGACTGTGGGGATCAGTGGGATAGGATGATGGACGACGACGGGCAATCACCACGGACTTGGTGTCCAGTTTGGAATCTGGCACTGGAAAGGCCCCGAGTTAATAATCAGCAGTTTCCTCAGCTCAGCTGTAGAGAAAGCTTATGATGCCGACGTTAAGGGTTGCTGTTTAAACTGGAAAAGATGGTTAGAATGCTCAATTGGATTCAAGATTTTTTATATGATAGGAAGATAAAATTTAGGGTGGGAACAACGTTCTCTAAGGAGTCGAAGAAGTATGCCCCGATTATGTACTAAATGTGCTCTGATACATTCTCAGTTTTGACATCTCAATTGAAGGCCAGACATTCCTCTTGAGATTGGACAACA from Hemitrygon akajei chromosome 29, sHemAka1.3, whole genome shotgun sequence includes:
- the agtrap gene encoding type-1 angiotensin II receptor-associated protein isoform X2 is translated as MALPVINLKMIIFVHWLLTTWGCLCFWLPGPYIWSNYAVLAIGVWAIAQRDSIDAIFMVFQVYLVVKIELRTRPLVSRSLTASLLPHRQRFLSRPINLFAICCHNEAYINILCLRFSSHLVLNALIKLSVFGALDFWSCLSLPVGNVAMMIIQGKTILL